One genomic window of Paramormyrops kingsleyae isolate MSU_618 chromosome 20, PKINGS_0.4, whole genome shotgun sequence includes the following:
- the LOC140581240 gene encoding E3 ubiquitin-protein ligase TRIM35-like — MAATASFLEEELCCAVCSDFFKDPVLLKCSHSFCRVCLKKFWEQKSSRECPLCRRKSVDDPPLNLILKNIVENHLKHKNEAPEKTEAPEKNETHCSLHGEKLLLYCVEDQEPICVVCQTARKHRDHQLCPLEEAIEDKKEDLRASLIPLKEKLEKFTKVKQESEKTAKHIKSQSQQTEKKIKGEFEELHQFLREEEEARLTVLRVEEKEKSERMKEKIENISKQVSTLSEKIRDIEKAMGAEDVSFLKTVNDTKEKAQCSLQDPELASGALIDVAKHLGSLKFRVWEKMLGTVQYTPVTLDPNTAASRLSVSDDLTSVRNTDVFQQLPDNPERFSPCVCVLGSKGFNSGKHSWEVEVGGKPAWDVGVAAESVNRKGGISCSPEDGFWVVVLRKGDVYTACDSLPTRLRLKRKPQRIRVQLDYDRGEVSFFNPADMSLIYTFKGTFTGRLFPFFCPCANDDGSNPGALKICPVKVTVMSSQLRCL; from the exons ATGGCTGCTACAGCTTCGTTTCTTGAGGAGGAGCTCTGCTGTGCTGTTTGCTCAGACTTCTTCAAGGATCCTGTTCTCCTAAAGTGCAGCCACAGCTTCTGTCGAGTCTGTCTGAAGAAGTTCTGGGAACAGAAGAGCTCTCGGGAGTGTCCATTATGCCGGAGGAAGTCCGTGGATGATCCTCCTCTAAATCTGATTTtgaaaaacattgtagaaaacCATCTAAAACACAAGAATGAGGCTCCAGAGAAGACTGAGGCTCCAGAGAAGAATGAAACTCACTGCAGTCTCCATGGCGAAAAGCTTCTACTCTACTGTGTAGAAGACCAGGAGCCCATCTGTGTGGTCTGTCAGACTGCAAGGAAACACAGAGACCACCAGCTCTGTCCACTGGAAGAAGCTATAGAGGATAAGAAG GAGGACCTAAGAGCTTCACTGATTCCATTAAAGGAAAAGCTGGAGAAGTTTACAAAAGTTAAACAAGAGTCTGAGAAAACAGCCAAACACATCAAG AGTCAGTCCCAGCAGACTGAGAAGAAGATAAAGGGGGAATTTGAGGAACTTCATCAGTTCttgagagaggaagaggaggccagATTGACTGTACTGAGAGTGGAAGAGAAGGAGAAGAGCGAGAGGATGAAGGAGAAGATAGAGAACATCTCCAAACAGGTCTCCACCCTGTCAGAGAAGATCAGAGACATTGAGAAGGCCATGGGTGCTGAGGACGTCTCCTTCCTGAAG aCCGTCAACGACACCAAAGAAAA AGCCCAGTGCTCACTGCAGGACCCAGAGCTGGCTTCAGGGGCACTGATAGATGTGGCCAAACACCTGGGATCTCTGAAGTTCAGAGTCTGGGAGAAGATGCTGGGGACTGTGcagtaca CTCCTGTGACTCTGGACCCAAACACTGCAGCCTCCCGGCTCTCAGTGTCTGATGATCTGACCAGCGTGAGAAACACTGATGTTTTTCAGCAACTTCCTGACAACCCAGAGAGATTctccccctgtgtgtgtgtgctgggatCTAAGGGGTTTAACTCAGGAAAACACAGctgggaggtggaggtggggggcaAACCTGCGTGGGATGTAGGAGTAGCAGCAGAATCTGTTAACAGGAAGGGGGGGATTTCATGCAGCCCAGAGGATGGATTCTGGGTTGTAGTTCTGAGGAAAGGTGATGTGTATACAGCATGTGATTCACTACCAACACGCCTGAGACTGAAGAGGAAACCGCAGAGGATCAGAGTGCAGCTGGACTATGACAGGGGGGAGGTGTCCTTCTTCAACCCCGCTGACATGTCACTCATCTACACCTTTAAAGGCACATTCACTGGGAGACTGTTTCCATTCTTCTGTCCATGTGCAAATGATGATGGAAGCAACCCTGGAGCCTTAAAGATCTGCCCAGTAAAGGTGACAGTGATGTCATCCCAGTTAAggtgtctgtga
- the LOC140581242 gene encoding zinc-binding protein A33-like, whose translation MAAAASFLEEELCCAVCSDFFKDPVVLKCSHSFCQVCLQKFWKENSSRKCPLCRRKSSGEDPPVNIVLRNIVESYLQQRSVRKVAEKSEAPEKSESRCSLHGEKLLLYCVEDQEPICVVCQTARKHRDHQICPLEEAVEDKKEDLRASLIPLKEKLEKFTKLKQEFEQTAKHIKSQSQQTEKRIKEEFEELHQFLREEEEARLDILRVEEKEKSERMKEKIENISKQVSTLSEKIRDIEKAMGAEDISFLKTVKDTKEKVQCSLQDPKLTSGALIDVAKHLGSLKFSVWEKMLGTVQYTPVTLDPNTAAPWLSVSDDLTSVRDTGVKQQLPDNPERFSYCVNVLGSEGFNSGKHSWEVEVGDTPKWDVGVAAESVNRKGGITCCPEEGFWVVFLRNGDMYEACDSSVTRLRLKRKPQRIRVQLDYDRGEVSFFNPTDMSLIYTFKGTFTGRLFPFFSPCVNDDGSNPGSLKICPVMVSVTVM comes from the exons ATGGCTGCTGCAGCTTCGTTCCTAGAGGAGGAGCTCTGCTGTGCTGTTTGCTCAGACTTCTTCAAGGATCCTGTCGTCCTGAAGTGCAGCCACAGCTTCTGTCAAGTCTGTCTGCAGAAGTTCTGGAAAGAGAACAGCTCTCGGAAGTGTCCATTATGCCGGAGGAAGTCCTCTGGGGAGGATCCTCCGGTCAACATTGTCTTAAGGAACATTGTGGAGTCGTATTTACAGCAAAGGAGTGTTAGAAAGGTGGCAGAGAAGAGTGAAGCTCCAGAAAAGAGTGAATCTCGCTGCAGTCTCCATGGAGAGAAGCTTCTACTCTACTGTGTAGAAGACCAGGAGCCCATCTGTGTGGTCTGTCAGACTGCAAGGAAACACAGAGACCACCAGATCTGCCCACTGGAAGAAGCTGTAGAGGATAAGAAG GAGGACCTTAGAGCTTCACTGATTCCATTAAAGGAAAAGCTGGAGAAGTTTACAAAACTTAAACAAGAGTTTGAGCAAACAGCCAAACACATCAAG AGTCAGTCCCAGCAGACTGAGAAGAGGATAAAGGAGGAATTTGAGGAACTTCATCAGTTcctgagagaggaagaggaggccagATTGGATATACTGAGAGTGGAAGAGAAGGAGAAGAGCGAGAGGATGAAGGAGAAGATAGAGAACATCTCCAAACAGGTCTCCACCCTGTCAGAGAAGATCAGAGACATTGAGAAGGCCATGGGTGCTGAGGACATCTCCTTCCTGAAG aCAGTCAAAGACACCAAAGAAAA AGTGCAGTGCTCACTGCAGGACCCAAAGCTGACTTCAGGGGCGCTGATAGATGTGGCCAAACACCTGGGATCTCTGAAGTTCAGCGTCTGGGAGAAGATGCTGGGGACTGTGcagtaca CTCCTGTGACTCTGGACCCAAACACTGCAGCCCCCTGGCTCTCAGTGTCCGATGATCTGACCAGCGTGAGAGACACTGGCGTTAAACAGCAACTTCCTGACAACCCAGAGAGATTTAGCTACTGTGTGAATGTGCTGGGATCTGAGGGGTTTAACTCAGGAAAACACAGctgggaggtggaggtgggggacaCACCTAAGTGGGATGTAGGAGTAGCAGCAGAGTCTGTTAACAGGAAGGGGGGGATTACATGCTGCCCAGAGGAAGGATTCTGGGTTGTATTTCTGAGGAATGGTGACATGTATGAAGCATGTGATTCATCAGTAACCCGCCTGAGACTGAAGAGGAAACCGCAGAGGATCAGAGTGCAGCTGGACTATGACAGGGGGGAGGTGTCCTTCTTCAACCCCACTGACATGTCACTCATCTACACCTTTAAAGGCACATTCACTGGGAGACTGTTTCCATTCTTTTCTCCATGTGTAAATGATGATGGAAGCAACCCTGGATCCTTGAAGATCTGCCCAGTAATGGTGTCTGTGACAGTGATGTGA